Sequence from the Egibacter rhizosphaerae genome:
ACGAACAGGACGCCGCCGAGCGAGCCGATGACCCCGCCGATGACCAGGCTCTGGAGTTTGTAGGCGAACGCGTTCTTGCCGAGGCTCCTGGCGGCATCCTCGTCCTCACGGATCGACTTGACCACCCTCCCCCACGGACTGCGCATCAGTGCCCAGACGAACAGCGTCGCGAGGACCACGAGGCCCCAGCCCACGACCATCGCCCAGAGCCGCCGGTGATCGACCGCGAAGACGAGCAGGTTGTAGTCCCCCGGAGGGAACGGGTTCACCCGGTAGAAGCCCCCTGCGACCTCGGTCAACCCGAAGCTGCCGCCGGTGTACGGACGGCTGCCACTGGCGCGGAACACGAAGCGCAGGATCTCGGCGGCCGCGATCGTGGTGATCGCGAGGTAGTCGGCGCGCAGACGCAGGGTCGGCAGCCCGAGGGCGAGGGCGAGGAGGGCCGCGGCCACCAGGCTCACGATGATCCCGGCCCACAGCGGCCCCCCGACGATCGCCACCGTGATCCCGATGCCGTAGGCCCCGAGCAGCATGAAGCCGACCTGCCCGAAATTCAGCAGGCCCGTGTAGCCGAAGTGGACGTTCAGACCGATGGCGAGCAGGGCGTAGTAGGCCCCTGCGGGGCCGGTCGCCGAGCGCATCGCGGTCGCGAAGATGGTCTCGAGTGCTTCGATCATCGGGTGGCCAACCTCTCGTCCCCTTGCCGGTGGCCTGAACTCTCGCTCTCGCGGGCCGGCAGGTGGCGGCGGACGCGCCGGCAGCTCATCCGACACGCTCCCGGAACCCCAGGATCCCTTGGGGCCTGAACAGCAGGATCACGATGAGCACCAGGAGCGCCCACATCTCCTGGATGTCGGGGCTGAACCAGATCGTGGAGACCTCGGTGATGATCCCCACCACCAGGCTCCCCACCATCGCGCCGTAGGCCGTGCCGAGCCCGCCGAGGATGACGCCCGCGAAGATGAGCAGGAGCAGTCGGAAGCCCATGAAATAGTTGACCCCCTCGACGAGGCCGAGGAACACCCCGCCGAGCGCCGTGAGACCCGCGCCGGCGACCCACACGAGGAGGATGACCCGCTGGACGTCGATGCCGCTCGTCTCCGCCAGGTTCGAGTCGTCGCTGACCGCGCGCATCGCCTTGCCGATCCGGGTACGGCTGATCGCCAGACCGACGAGCACCAGCACCACGAACGAGAGGAGGAGCACGATCAGGTCGCGCGGCGTGATGCGGAACGGCCCGAAGGTCAGCGACTCCTGGACGGCGAACCCCGCATAGGAGCGCGTCGAGCCGCCATAGGCGAACAGCAGGACGTTCCGGATCAGGAAGGCGAGCCCCACGGTGATCACGAGCAATTGGATGATGCCGGTCTTCCGGCGTCTCAACGGTCGCCACAGGCCGTGGTCGAGCGCCCCGCCCAGCGCCGCGCCCGCGAGCATCGCGAGCAACGCCGCCGGCACGATGTGTATCCCGGCGACGTTGAGGAACCAGGCGACGATCGCCCCGAAACTCACGAGCTCACCGTGCGAGAAGTTGATGAGCCGCGTGGTGCCGAAGATGAGCGACAGCCCGATGGCGGTCATCGCGACGATCAGGCCGAACTTCACACCGTTCAGCAGGTTCTGCGGGAGCCTCGAGAGGGTGCCCGCCACGACGGTCTCCTCGACCTCGAGCCGAAACAGCACCGTCTCCGTCTGTCCCTCGCCGACCTCGATGGTGTCGGTCGGGGACTCTCCCTCCTCGAAGTCGAGCTCCTCGGGCAACGTGGCCGGGTCAAGGACGATGTCGTAGGTCCCGGGACCGGGGAGCTCCAGCTCCCACGAACCACTGTCGTCGCTGCTGGTGGAGGCGACTTCGGCGCCACCTTCGTCGACCGCGGTGATCTCCACCTCGGCGATCGGGTCGCCGTCGACGCGCAGTGTGCCGCGGGCACCCTCCCCGTCGTCGGCGAGA
This genomic interval carries:
- a CDS encoding branched-chain amino acid ABC transporter permease gives rise to the protein MIEALETIFATAMRSATGPAGAYYALLAIGLNVHFGYTGLLNFGQVGFMLLGAYGIGITVAIVGGPLWAGIIVSLVAAALLALALGLPTLRLRADYLAITTIAAAEILRFVFRASGSRPYTGGSFGLTEVAGGFYRVNPFPPGDYNLLVFAVDHRRLWAMVVGWGLVVLATLFVWALMRSPWGRVVKSIREDEDAARSLGKNAFAYKLQSLVIGGVIGSLGGVLFVLHLQTVQPDAFRPQQTFYAYAALILGGAATTFGPIVGAFLFWFLLTGADAAMRTIAATGVIPPEILSTEAIGAFRLILVGVLIVLLMIYRPQGLLGSRQEMQLDAK
- a CDS encoding branched-chain amino acid ABC transporter permease, with protein sequence MRGRSLHRMPAVSDRLAAVLPGTAEPTNRRLILVGLLIMLLLGITQAGWFTAALADDGEGARGTLRVDGDPIAEVEITAVDEGGAEVASTSSDDSGSWELELPGPGTYDIVLDPATLPEELDFEEGESPTDTIEVGEGQTETVLFRLEVEETVVAGTLSRLPQNLLNGVKFGLIVAMTAIGLSLIFGTTRLINFSHGELVSFGAIVAWFLNVAGIHIVPAALLAMLAGAALGGALDHGLWRPLRRRKTGIIQLLVITVGLAFLIRNVLLFAYGGSTRSYAGFAVQESLTFGPFRITPRDLIVLLLSFVVLVLVGLAISRTRIGKAMRAVSDDSNLAETSGIDVQRVILLVWVAGAGLTALGGVFLGLVEGVNYFMGFRLLLLIFAGVILGGLGTAYGAMVGSLVVGIITEVSTIWFSPDIQEMWALLVLIVILLFRPQGILGFRERVG